CAGTTCCAGAACCACAAGCCCAAGTCACTCAAAATCGCCGCTCTGTTGGACAAAGTCTCCCGCCGAATCACCGACGTTCACGGAGACTATGTGGGATTCGAGATCCCAGACGAATTCGTGGTCGGCTATGGACTCGATTACGCTGAGCGTTACCGTAATCTGCCGGACGTCTGCGTTTTGAGCCAGTAAGAGGTGGTTTATGTTGTCGTTGATCAGGGACCTGTACGCACATCAAGCATGGGCCGACGCCGAGATGTGGCGGTTCCTGCAAAGCTCACCCGCTGCTCTGGTCGACAAACGAGTAATGGAACTGCTGAACCACATCCACGCGGTGCAGCGATTTTTCCTTTCGGCCGTGCAAGGTGAACCTCTGACTCGTGAAGAACTTGCGGTCGAAATGCCTGCTTCGGACCTGCTTCTGTCCTATCGGCAGTATCACTTGAAGGCCGAAAGCTATCTGGGCAAAATGCGGGAGGCCCACCTCAACGACAAGGTTACCGTACCCTGGTTTCCGGATTTCCGGCCTACCTCGACCGAGGCGCTCCTTCAGGCCGTCATGCACACCGTCCATCACCGCGGCCAAATCCTGATGCTGGCCCGGCAATTGGGAGCCGACCCAAAGCCGGTGGATTTCATCATCTGGACGGCGAAGGGACGGCCGGAACCCAAGTGGGATGTCGCGGCTTCGGCCAGTTGATAAAATTCGTACATGTCCACCACGGCCCCCTCTCATCGCGACTGGCAATCCGTAGCACGCCTTATCGACCACACCGTTCTTAAAACCGACGCCCGCCGTGCTCACATCGAGCAGTTGTGCTCGGAAGCGCGCAAGTACAACTTCGCTTCGGTTTGTGTCCAACCCGTGTGGGTGGAACTTGCAGTCGAGTTACTGAAAGGATCCGGCGTCATGACCTGCACAGTCGCTGGTTTTCCTCAGGGGGCAACGCTGTCTTCCGTGAAACTGTTTGAGACGCTTGCGGCCGTCCGGCAGGGCGCGGCAGAAGTGGATATGGTCATCAATGTGGGGGCTTTGAAGGATCGCCAACTCTCACTGGTGGAAGACGAGATCCGGGCACTTGCCGATGCATGCCATAACGGGAAAGCCCATCTCAAAGTCATCATCGAATGTTGCCTGCTGACCGAGGACGAGAAGAAGCTTGCCTGTGAACTCGCGCTTAAAGCTGAAGCAAATTTCGTAAAGACTTCCACCGGAATGTCGACCGGGGGCGCCACGGTCGAGGATATTCGGCTAATGCGATCTGTCGTTGGGTCGAAAATGGGTGTCAAGGCCGCAGGGGGCATCCGCACCGCCCAGGGCGCTCTAGCCATGATCGATGCAGGCGCAAACCGCATCGGGGCCAGTGCCTCGGTCGCCATTGTGCAGGAACTGGGCGCAGTCTAGGTCGTATTCTCCACATATCGGGACAAGTGGTCGGAACTGTGATTTTCGGCTGATATCATGGTGCGTCACGAATGAACTCCACCAATAAAGCCCTGGGCACGACGGAAAGCGTTGAGTCGTTTCTGCTCGACGTGGCAGACGTGGTCAACAGTTCCCTCGACCTTGACACCATCCTGAAGCGCGTGGCCGAGATCATTCGGCGGGTCATCGATTACGAGATTTTCGCCATCTTGCTCGTCAACGAGAAGACTCAGGATCTTCGAATTCGATTTTCCATCGGCCACACCCCGGAGACGGTCGAGCGTACGCGCGTCAAGATTGGTGAAGGCGTAACCGGACAGGCAGTACAGCGTCGCGAGCCCATCGTCGTCAATGACGTCCGCCGCACCAGCGGTTACATCGAGGCGCTGCCCGAAGTCCGGTCGGAAGTTGCGATTCCGCTGATCATCAAAAACCGAGTCATTGGGGTCATTGATATCGAGGCGTCCCAGCCTAATTACTTTACGGAAGAGCATGCGCGACTTCTCACCGTCGTCGCTTCGCGCATCGCGATTGGAATTGAGAACGCCCGCCTTTACACCCGCACTTCCCGTCAAGCCAGGACGCTTCTGCTTCTGAACGAGATCAGTCGTGAACTGACGTCCATCTTGAACGTGGATGAGTTATTGCGACGTGTCGGTGAATTGCTGACCCGCATCATCGATTACCAGATGTTCAGCATCCTGCTCGTGGATGCTACCGGTGAAAAGCTCGTCCATCGATTTTCGATACGCTTCCAGGAAAGCATTCACCTGAAACACGACATCCCCATCGGACAGGGTCTGGTAGGACATGCCGCGTTGCTGAAGGAGCCCGTGCTCGTTCCGGACGTCACCAACGACCCGCGGTATATCAAGCTGAATCCGGAGACTCGCTCCGAGTTGGCCATACCGCTGATCTACAAGGGCAAGGTACTGGGCGTTTTGGACCTGGAGCACACGAAGAAGCGCTTCTTCAATGAAGACCACATGCGGACGATGACCACCCTCGCCGCACAGATAGCCATCGCGATCGAGAACGCCACTTTGTACGAGCGCGTCATTAAGCAGGAGCAACGCCTGGAGCGCGATCTGGCCCTCGCGCGGGAGCTTCAGTTCCGGCTGCTGCCGGCCTGCTGTCCAGTCTTGGGGAATGCCGAACTCGCCGCCAAGTTCATCCCAGCCCAGGCAATAGGCGGTGACCTCTACGACTTCCTTGAATACCCGAACGATACGGAAGGCTGCTCGAAGTGCGTTGGTATTGCGATCGGCGACGTCAGCGGCAAAGGTGCTGCGGCAGCTCTTTATGCGGCTCTGGTGAGCGGATTCCTTCGTTCGTACTCCGCTGAGCGCCCAAGTGCATCCGAGATGCTTCGCATGATCAACGCTTCCCTTGCGGAGCGTCATGTGGACGCCCAGTACGTCACGATGGTGTACGCCATTTGGCGAGACGAGCAGAGCCTGCTGCATATCGCGAACTCAGGATTGCCCCGTCCGATTCATTGCCGAAAAGGCAAGTTGGAGCGGATCGAGGCCGTCGGTCTGCCGCTCGGATTATTCGAGACTGTCGAACACGATCAACTCACTTTTCGCGGTCAGCCCGGCGATGTCTTCGCTTTCTTCAGCGACGGCATTGTGGACGCAACCAGCCCTGAGGGCGAGATCTTCGGCCGCCAGCGAATCGAGGAAGTTGTCGCGAAGAACTGGAAGAAGACCGCAGACGAGATTGTCTCTGCCATCTTCCAGGCGACTACCGAACATACGGCCGGCGCCGCACAGTTCGACGACCAAACCGTGGTCGTCCTCAAAGTAAGAGGTACGGACAGATCCATCCAGAAGAAATGACGAAACCCTTAAAACCTTCAGCATCTGGCCGTCCACCGGCGTTTGTTTATTCCGGAAAGAAGTTGCTTTGTGAAGCTGTGCCTGTCGCGCAACTTGCGAAACGATTTGGCACACCTCTCTACGTCTACTCCAGCTCCACCATCCGCGACCGATACCTGACTTTTGACGGGGCGTTCAAGGGTTCGCCTCATACCGTTTGTTATTCAGTGAAGGCCAACTCGAACCTGAGCATCCTGAAGCTGCTGGCAAGCATGGGGTCGGGGTTCGATATCGTGTCCGGCGGTGAGCTCGAGCGTGTACTTCGCGTGGACAAGAAAGCCGCGCATCGAGTGGTTTTCTCTGGGGTTGGAAAGACTCAGGAGGAAATCGACCTCGCACTCAAAACCGGCATCTTGATGTTCAACATCGAGAGTGAAGGAGAGGCGGAGTTGCTGGGCGCCCGCGCGTCCAAATTGAAAAAGCATGCCCGGGTCGCCTTGCGGGTCAATCCTGACGTTTTCGCGGAAACACACCCTTACATATCGACGGGGCTTCACAAGCACAAATTTGGAATCCCCATCGCAGACGCTCGCCAGATCTACCGCAAGTTGGCAAAAATGCGCTACCTGGATGTCGCCGGCATCAGTGTCCACATAGGATCGCAGATCACTTCCGTGGATCCCTTTAACGCAGCGATGGAGCGATTGGTCGAATTGGCGGTGAACCTCCGACGCGACGGTCACGATATTCGTTACATCGACTGCGGCGGCGGGCTTGGGATCCACTACCACGGAGAACATACGGACTTCGCACAGACGGCCCAGAGATATGCGCTCGCCGTGATCAAGCCGCTGTCGGGTCTCGGCATCCACCTGCTTCTGGAGCCAGGGCGAGCCATCATCGGTCCATGCGGAGCACTCATCACGCGTGTTCTGTATCGCAAGAGAAACGGTGACAAGAACTTTCTCGTGGTAGATGCGGGAATGAACGACCTGATTCGTCCATCTCTATATTCGGCGTACCATGAAATTGTTCCGGTAGAACTCAGCAGCAGAAAGCGTGAAACGGTAGATGTCGTCGGCCCTATCTGCGAAACCGGCGACTTCTTCGCACGTGATCGGGAACTGCCGGTAGTAGGGTCCGGTGATCTCGTCGCCCTTCTCGACGCCGGAGCTTATGGCATGTCGATCTCGTCCAACTACAACACACGCGGACGGGCGGCTGAAGTGATGGTAAGCGGCAAACAGACGAAACTCGTCCGGCGCAGAGAGACTTTTGACGATCAGGTACGGACCGAATCGGTGCGCTAAGGGAGTAGAACCACCTTCCCGAACATCTGACTATTCTGCAGATACCGATGTGCTTCCGCAGCCTCGGTCAGTGGGAATGTGCGGTCCACCACAGGTTTCAGCCTGCCTTCGAACACGTGTCCCAGTGCCTCGCGCAGGTCACCCATGGTTCCCATGAAAGAACCAAGGAAGGATAGTTGTTTCGCGAAGAGCACGCGGATGTCGAACTTGGCCTCCGGACCCGTGGTCGCGCCGCACGTCACAATCGTTCCGCCTGTTCGCAGAGACCTCATGCTCTCCTGCCAGGTGGCCTGGCCCACATGTTCGAACACGATATCAACACCACGCTTTTCGGTGATCCGCTTCACTTCGTCGGAAATCTTCTGCTTGTAGTGATCGATTGTGTAATCGGCCCCTAGTTCCCTTGCCCGTTCGAGCTTCTTATCGTCGCCCGCGGTGGCAATTACCTTTGCATGAAATAGTTTCGCTACCTGGATAGCCGCCGTCCCCACGCCTGAACTGCCTCCGAGCACGAGGACCCATTGCCCCTGTTTGATCTGCGCCCGCGCGACCAGCATGTGCCAGGCAGTGAGGAAGACAAGGGGCACGCTCGCCGCCTCCTCAAAGCTTAGAAAGTCCGGAATGGGAATGACCTCCACCTGAGGCACCGCCACAACTTCGCAGTTTCCGCCATCCACCAAATTCCCGCGAACCGCAAATTGCCGACAGAAGCTCTGCTGCCCGGAATTGCAGAACTCGCAGTGATTGCAGAAGACCATGGGCGTCAGGATGACGCGCTGTCCTTTTTGCACGCCGGTAACGTACTCTCCGAAGTCTTCCACCACCCCAGCCACATCGCTTCCGTTGATATGCGGCAGTTTCACGCCGGGAAGGCCTTTTCTCGTCCACAGATCCAGGTGATTCAATGCGCAGGCCTTCACCCGGACCAGCACATGATCCTTCCGCAATACTGGCTCCGGAACGTCCTCATACTTCAACACTTCCGGACCACCAAATTCATGAAAACGAATAGCTTTCATCAAAGCCTCACAGGAAACCCGCCAAGTTACCATATCGGGCGTTCGCCTTGCTCGTTCCATGGGACCGAGCCGCTATAATCAACTTGCCTTGAAACCCCTGCGGCTCATACCACTTCTGTTCTTTTTCTTCTATTGCGTGGCTGCGTCCGGCCAACCGGCGGTACAAACCGTTCTGATTTTGCCCTTCGAAAACCAGTCGAAAGCCCCCGGCTTGGAATGGATCGCGGAGGCGTTCCCGGAAGTCATTGGCGAAGGCATGAATTCGCGCGATATCTACGTTGTTCCTCGCCAGGACCGCGAATACGCTTTCGACCGCATGGGCGTGCCGTCCAGTACCCATCTCTCGCGCCAGACTCTCTATCGAATTTCCGAACAGATGGACGCCGACTTCGTCGTCCTTGGCGCTTATAACTACGACGGCCAAACCTTCACCGCATCCGCCCAGTTGCTGGATATGAAGAAGCTGTACCTCGGTCCGGAGTTGAAGGAGAGTGGTCCTCTGGTGAACATGGTCGAAATCCAGCGTTCCGTTAGCTGGCAACTGCTGAAGGCCTTGGGATCGAGGCACTTGCCGGCCAAAAACGTGTTCCTGGAAGAATCTGCTCCGGTGCGTCTCGACGCCTTCGAAAACTACATCCGGGGCATTATCGCCAACGGACGACAGGAACGAATCCAGCGCTTTCGCGAAGCTATTCGCGTCAATCCAAGCTTTACCCGCGCGGTGTTCCAGTTGGCCAAAACCTACTTTGACAATAAGGAATACGAATCAGCCGCCTCCTGGTTCTCTCGCATTCCCAGGACGCACGCTCTCGCCGGCGAATCCAGTTTTTATCTTGGACTCTCCGAGTTTTACAGCGGAAATTACGAGAAGTCAGAGAATGCGTTCAAGTTTTTGGAGAGCCGCTTCCCTCTTGCGGAGGTCAACAATAACCTTGGCGTGGTTATGGGCCGCCGTGGCAAGCGGAGCGAATTGGAATATCTTCGCAAAGCGGTTGAGGTTGACCCCAATGACCCTGATTATCACTTCAACATTGGCGTCGCTTATGCCCGCATTTTCGACGATAACAACGCCGTTCGCGAATTAAAGGAAGCCCTGCGACTGCGTCCATCCGATGCGGAAGCCAAGAGCCTGCTCGATTCTATTACTGGAAATCCGGGTACTTCCCTGGCTAACAGCTTCCGGCAGGCCAGTGCTCAGAAGTTGCCCCTGCAGCGAGTTAAACGCAATTACGACGAGACATCGTTCCGTTCGCTCGCCTTAGAAATCGAGCGCGCAGCGGAGGCGCGGCTTGTAAATACTGATCCGAAGCAACATGCTGCGTTCCACGTCGAGCGAGGACAGCAGTTCCTGACCCAAGGCTTCGATGACGATGCACGCAAGGCTTTTCAGGAAGCGATTGTGCTCGATCCCACTAGTAGCGAAGCGCACACCGGCATGGCACAGATATATGAATCGGAAGGCAAAACCGAGCAGGCGGTCGCCGAGGCCAATGCGGCGCTTCGTCTGCAACCTACAGCCGCCGCTTTCTTAGTGCTCGCCAGGGTGAATTTGAAGGACAATAAGCTCGACATCGCAAGCGAGCAAGTTACTCGAGCCTTGGCGCTTGATGCGAAGAGCAAGGAAGCACTTACGCTCAAACGCACCATAGACGAGAAACTCGCCGCTGCAAGGAACTAACCCTATGCCGCAGGCATTACGATGTGTGTTTGCCGTCGTGTTTTTGATGCTCTCCCATCTCTCTTGGGGAGATGTCCTCAAGATCACCATTGATGGGACCATCCACCCTATTGCCGCCGAGTTCGTCGGGCGTGCGGTCGATCAGGCAAAGAAAACGAATGCTGACGCTCTGCTCATCGAGTTACGCACTCCCGGTGGTCTGGAATCTTCCACACGGGTCATAGTCGAGAAGATCGTCGCATCTCCCGTCCCTGTCATCATCTATGTCTCTCCGAGTGGCAGTCGGGCAGCGTCAGCCGGATTCTTCATTCTCCAGGCTGCCGACATCGCCGCCATGGCCCCAGGTACGAACACCGGCGCTGCTCACCCTGTAACCATCGGCGGCGGGAAACTCGATGACGTCATGCAGGCGAAGATTACCAACGATTCCGCCGCTTTCATGCGCTCCATCGTGGCGAAGCGCGGACGAAACATCGCAGTTGCAGAAAGTGCCGTTCGGGAGTCCAAGAGTTTTACCGACCAGGAAGCCCTGAAGGAAAAGCTCATCGAGATCGTCTCGCCGAACGAGCGACAGCTCCTGGCCGACCTCAATGGGCGAAAGATTAAACGGTGGGATGGCACTGAAGCTGTACTGAAGACCACGGGCGCCGTCAACGACTTCAAGATGACCTTGAAGCAGGAGATCCTCACCTGGCTGATGGATCCCAATATCTCGTTCATCGTTCTTGCAATCGGGCTTCTGGCGCTCTACTTCGAGTTCAACAATCCCGGAGCGGTCGTACCCGGCGTCGTGGGATTTTTCTTTATCGTGCTCGCAGTGTTTGCACTGAATATCCTGCCCGTTCGTTACTCGGCATTCGCTCTCATCGTATTGGCATTTGTGTTTTTTGCATTGGAGGCTAAGTTCGTGAGCCATGGAGCGCTGACGATCGCTGGAATTGCTTCTCTGACCATCGGCGCCATGCTTCTGGTAGACGGCCCGATACCGCAGATGCGCGTGCAGCTCTGGACTGCATTAGCCGTGAGTGTTCCACTCGGCCTTATTACGGTATTTCTGATGGCACTCGCAATCCGCGCTTACAGGGGTAAGGTCACGACCGGAGTGGAAGGGTTGGTAGGAGAGATCGGTACAGCTCAAACGCCATTGGAACCGGAAGGCAAGGTTTTCGTCCACGGCGAGACCTGGAATGCAGTCTCCTCCTCTTCCGTGAAGGCGGGCGAGCAGGTACGGGTAAGGCGGGTCGCGGGGCTGAAAATTGAGGTGGAACCCGTGGCGGCCGCCGCTACTCAGCGATAACTTCTACGATTCCTAAACGATAGTTCTCATACTCACAGCACGCTGCGTGAGCTACAATCCGCCTCATTGCAGCATTACTAACGGAGCGCCACATGCCTTTCGGACTAGTTACGATTTCCGTCGCCATCGTCGTGCTGTACCTGCTGAGCTGCATCAAGATCCTTGCCGAGTACGAGCGCGGCGTTATTTTCAACCTGGGACGCCTCCAGGGAATGCCCAAGGGCCCCGGCATAGTCCTGGTGTTTGCACCGATCCAGCGCATGGTCCGCATTTCCCTTCGCCAGGAAGCGCTGGATGTTCCTCCGCAGGACATCATCACCCGTGACAACGTTACCCTGAAAGTGAATGCGGTGATCTTCTTCCGGGTGATCGATCCGAACCGCGCGGTGGTGGAAGTTTCTAATTACCTTTACCAGACCTCACAGTTTGCGCAGACGACTCTTCGTTCCGTGCTTGGCGAAGTGGAACTCGACGAATTGCTGGCGCACCGCGACAAGATCAACGTGAGGCTTCAGACGATTCTCGACGAACATACTGACCCGTGGGGCGTGAAGGTCACCCGGGTGGAAGTAAAACAGGTTGACCTACCGGAAACTATGCTCCGCGCCATGGCTCGCCAGGCCGAGGCCGAACGCGAGAAGCGTGCCAAGATCATCCATGCGGAAGGCGAATTCTCCGCGGCACAACGTTTGACCGACGCCGCACACCAGCTCGCCACCGAGCCAATGACCATCCAATTGCGCTATTTGCAGACGCTGACCGAGATTGGCGCTGAAAAGAACACAACCATCGTATTCCCGATACCGATCGATATTCTGCAGGGAATTCAATCCGTGCTGAAAAGCAAGGTCAATAAACCAGGGGCGCAAGAATGACAGATGGGAATGACACCGAGATCACACTCGGGACCGGACGTCTTCTCGGTTTGTTTTTCGGACTCGTAATCGTCTGTGCCATTTTCTTTGGACTCGGCTTCTCGATGGGGCGAAACTCTGTGAAGTCAACGCTCACGATGGAAGAAAACCCATCCGTGACAATGCCGGCTTCCGCCACCGCCGGCAATAAGTCCACAGCAGGTACACTTCCCCGTCCCGCGACTTCCCCGGATTGTCTCAGCCCGGGCGGTTGTGGGGAGAGCCAGACGGTCTCCGAAACCGCCGCCCCGAAACAAACCACGGCCGCAGTTGGTGAAACGTCTTCTCCGGAACTCAGCCAGACGCCGCTTGCGATCCCCGCCGGTTCTTACACCGTCCAGGTAGCTGCTGTCTCCAAACAGGAAGATG
This region of Terriglobales bacterium genomic DNA includes:
- a CDS encoding nodulation protein NfeD, giving the protein MPQALRCVFAVVFLMLSHLSWGDVLKITIDGTIHPIAAEFVGRAVDQAKKTNADALLIELRTPGGLESSTRVIVEKIVASPVPVIIYVSPSGSRAASAGFFILQAADIAAMAPGTNTGAAHPVTIGGGKLDDVMQAKITNDSAAFMRSIVAKRGRNIAVAESAVRESKSFTDQEALKEKLIEIVSPNERQLLADLNGRKIKRWDGTEAVLKTTGAVNDFKMTLKQEILTWLMDPNISFIVLAIGLLALYFEFNNPGAVVPGVVGFFFIVLAVFALNILPVRYSAFALIVLAFVFFALEAKFVSHGALTIAGIASLTIGAMLLVDGPIPQMRVQLWTALAVSVPLGLITVFLMALAIRAYRGKVTTGVEGLVGEIGTAQTPLEPEGKVFVHGETWNAVSSSSVKAGEQVRVRRVAGLKIEVEPVAAAATQR
- the lysA gene encoding diaminopimelate decarboxylase; the encoded protein is MTKPLKPSASGRPPAFVYSGKKLLCEAVPVAQLAKRFGTPLYVYSSSTIRDRYLTFDGAFKGSPHTVCYSVKANSNLSILKLLASMGSGFDIVSGGELERVLRVDKKAAHRVVFSGVGKTQEEIDLALKTGILMFNIESEGEAELLGARASKLKKHARVALRVNPDVFAETHPYISTGLHKHKFGIPIADARQIYRKLAKMRYLDVAGISVHIGSQITSVDPFNAAMERLVELAVNLRRDGHDIRYIDCGGGLGIHYHGEHTDFAQTAQRYALAVIKPLSGLGIHLLLEPGRAIIGPCGALITRVLYRKRNGDKNFLVVDAGMNDLIRPSLYSAYHEIVPVELSSRKRETVDVVGPICETGDFFARDRELPVVGSGDLVALLDAGAYGMSISSNYNTRGRAAEVMVSGKQTKLVRRRETFDDQVRTESVR
- a CDS encoding DinB family protein, which produces MLSLIRDLYAHQAWADAEMWRFLQSSPAALVDKRVMELLNHIHAVQRFFLSAVQGEPLTREELAVEMPASDLLLSYRQYHLKAESYLGKMREAHLNDKVTVPWFPDFRPTSTEALLQAVMHTVHHRGQILMLARQLGADPKPVDFIIWTAKGRPEPKWDVAASAS
- a CDS encoding slipin family protein — its product is MPFGLVTISVAIVVLYLLSCIKILAEYERGVIFNLGRLQGMPKGPGIVLVFAPIQRMVRISLRQEALDVPPQDIITRDNVTLKVNAVIFFRVIDPNRAVVEVSNYLYQTSQFAQTTLRSVLGEVELDELLAHRDKINVRLQTILDEHTDPWGVKVTRVEVKQVDLPETMLRAMARQAEAEREKRAKIIHAEGEFSAAQRLTDAAHQLATEPMTIQLRYLQTLTEIGAEKNTTIVFPIPIDILQGIQSVLKSKVNKPGAQE
- a CDS encoding tetratricopeptide repeat protein, which translates into the protein MKPLRLIPLLFFFFYCVAASGQPAVQTVLILPFENQSKAPGLEWIAEAFPEVIGEGMNSRDIYVVPRQDREYAFDRMGVPSSTHLSRQTLYRISEQMDADFVVLGAYNYDGQTFTASAQLLDMKKLYLGPELKESGPLVNMVEIQRSVSWQLLKALGSRHLPAKNVFLEESAPVRLDAFENYIRGIIANGRQERIQRFREAIRVNPSFTRAVFQLAKTYFDNKEYESAASWFSRIPRTHALAGESSFYLGLSEFYSGNYEKSENAFKFLESRFPLAEVNNNLGVVMGRRGKRSELEYLRKAVEVDPNDPDYHFNIGVAYARIFDDNNAVRELKEALRLRPSDAEAKSLLDSITGNPGTSLANSFRQASAQKLPLQRVKRNYDETSFRSLALEIERAAEARLVNTDPKQHAAFHVERGQQFLTQGFDDDARKAFQEAIVLDPTSSEAHTGMAQIYESEGKTEQAVAEANAALRLQPTAAAFLVLARVNLKDNKLDIASEQVTRALALDAKSKEALTLKRTIDEKLAAARN
- a CDS encoding SPOR domain-containing protein, whose amino-acid sequence is MTDGNDTEITLGTGRLLGLFFGLVIVCAIFFGLGFSMGRNSVKSTLTMEENPSVTMPASATAGNKSTAGTLPRPATSPDCLSPGGCGESQTVSETAAPKQTTAAVGETSSPELSQTPLAIPAGSYTVQVAAVSKQEDADALVSALRKKSYPVFIASGPTDKLFHVQIGPFSDIKDAEAMKTKLTGDGYNPIVKR
- the deoC gene encoding deoxyribose-phosphate aldolase gives rise to the protein MSTTAPSHRDWQSVARLIDHTVLKTDARRAHIEQLCSEARKYNFASVCVQPVWVELAVELLKGSGVMTCTVAGFPQGATLSSVKLFETLAAVRQGAAEVDMVINVGALKDRQLSLVEDEIRALADACHNGKAHLKVIIECCLLTEDEKKLACELALKAEANFVKTSTGMSTGGATVEDIRLMRSVVGSKMGVKAAGGIRTAQGALAMIDAGANRIGASASVAIVQELGAV
- a CDS encoding zinc-binding dehydrogenase, with the translated sequence MKAIRFHEFGGPEVLKYEDVPEPVLRKDHVLVRVKACALNHLDLWTRKGLPGVKLPHINGSDVAGVVEDFGEYVTGVQKGQRVILTPMVFCNHCEFCNSGQQSFCRQFAVRGNLVDGGNCEVVAVPQVEVIPIPDFLSFEEAASVPLVFLTAWHMLVARAQIKQGQWVLVLGGSSGVGTAAIQVAKLFHAKVIATAGDDKKLERARELGADYTIDHYKQKISDEVKRITEKRGVDIVFEHVGQATWQESMRSLRTGGTIVTCGATTGPEAKFDIRVLFAKQLSFLGSFMGTMGDLREALGHVFEGRLKPVVDRTFPLTEAAEAHRYLQNSQMFGKVVLLP
- a CDS encoding GAF domain-containing protein, which encodes MNSTNKALGTTESVESFLLDVADVVNSSLDLDTILKRVAEIIRRVIDYEIFAILLVNEKTQDLRIRFSIGHTPETVERTRVKIGEGVTGQAVQRREPIVVNDVRRTSGYIEALPEVRSEVAIPLIIKNRVIGVIDIEASQPNYFTEEHARLLTVVASRIAIGIENARLYTRTSRQARTLLLLNEISRELTSILNVDELLRRVGELLTRIIDYQMFSILLVDATGEKLVHRFSIRFQESIHLKHDIPIGQGLVGHAALLKEPVLVPDVTNDPRYIKLNPETRSELAIPLIYKGKVLGVLDLEHTKKRFFNEDHMRTMTTLAAQIAIAIENATLYERVIKQEQRLERDLALARELQFRLLPACCPVLGNAELAAKFIPAQAIGGDLYDFLEYPNDTEGCSKCVGIAIGDVSGKGAAAALYAALVSGFLRSYSAERPSASEMLRMINASLAERHVDAQYVTMVYAIWRDEQSLLHIANSGLPRPIHCRKGKLERIEAVGLPLGLFETVEHDQLTFRGQPGDVFAFFSDGIVDATSPEGEIFGRQRIEEVVAKNWKKTADEIVSAIFQATTEHTAGAAQFDDQTVVVLKVRGTDRSIQKK